The following DNA comes from Bacillota bacterium.
GGTAGCCGTGGTGCCGGTGCGGGGGGTGGGGAAGATTCTGGGCACATTGAAGGTTTATTCCCCCGTACCGCGGCGCTGGACTGAGGAAGAAGTGGGGTATTTGGGGACCATCGCGAGCCAGACCGGGCTGGCTTTGGAGAACGCGCGTATTTACTCGGTGCTGCGCGAGTACTATCTGAATGCGGTGCGGGCGCTGGCGGCGGCCCTGGAGGCCAAGGATGTTTACACGCGGGGTCATTCCCAGCGGGTGGCGCGGTGGGCGCGGGCGTGCGCGCGCGTGCTGGGGCTTGGTGCTGAGGAGCAGGAGCAGGTGTACCTGGCGGGGCTGTTGCATGATCTGGGCAAGATCGGTGTGCGCGAAGGCATTCTGCTCAAGCCGGGGCGTCTGGACGAGGAAGAAATGAAGGAGATGCAGGGTCACCCCGTGGTGGGGGCTAAGATTTTAGAGCCGGCCAGGTTTCCGGCTGCGGTGATTGCTGCCGTGCGGCACCACCACGAAGACTACGGTGGCGGCGGTTATCCCGCGGGGCTGGTGGGGGAGGAGATCCCCCTTCTGGCGCGGATCATCCGGGTGGCGGATGCTTACGATGCCATGACGTCGGCCAGGCCGTACCGGCAGGCTTTCAGTGCCCAGCAGGCCCGGGAGGAACTGCGGCGGGGTGCGGGCAGGCAGTTTGATCCCCGGGTGGTGGACGCTTTCCTGCAGATTCCGGAAGAAGAAATAATTGCCGATAGGGGGGTAGCCTGATGCCTCCCGCTAGGTGGACCGCAGCTGGGTGAGGAGGCCCGCGGCCTCCAGCGAGCGCCGGGCGGGCACGGCCACGGCTGTGGCCAGCGCCAGCTTGAAGAGGTCCAGAGGGAGGTACGGGATCACACCTGCCCAGAGGGCCTTTGAAGGACTGAGGTGGAGCACGAGCGCAAGCTGGGTACATCCCACCGCGTACGTGGCAAGCAGGCAAAGGGCCATGCCGGCGGCAGTCCTCCCGTAGGCCGGTTGGCTCCTTCTCTCCACCACCTTACCCAGCAGGTAGGTACCCAGGACGAACCCGGTGAGGTAACCTCCCGACGGACCCAGGATGACGGCGGGGCCACTGCGCCCCTGGGCGAACACCGGTAGCCCGGCTGCACCGAGCAGGATGTAAGTGAGGATGGACAGCACTCCCAGGCGGCTGCCCAGGATGGCTCCCGCCAGGAACACCCCCAGCATTTGCCCGGTTATGGGTACGGGGGATATGGGGATGGGAATGGACACCTGAGCGAGCACAGAGATGACGGCTGCAAAAAGAGCCGGTAGGGCGAGAACTCTTGCACGCACCGTTATTCCTCCCGTCAGCAGGTACGCTTCCAGGCAGGCCTCCATGTGGCCGGCGTCAATGAGTTGTTCGTGAAACAGGGCGGGCGAACCTTCTCGAGGGAACCAGCCACGGTTCCCCACGACGTGTCGAATCGTACGGGGGCCTTCTGCGGGGTTGACCGCGCCGCAGGGGGCCTTTCTCCCTGGGGCGAGGCGTGATAGGATGGGGAGTAGCCGAACGGTGGGTGGTTCGCGGTGATCATTAGCGCCAGCAGGCGAACGGATATCCCCAGGTTTTACAGCGAGTGGTTCATGGAGCAGATCCGTGCCGGGTACTGCAGCTATCCTAACCCGTTTAACCCCGCACGGCAGGTGCTGGTTTCCCTCCGGCCCGAAGATGTCGACGTGATCGTGTTCTGGACTAAGGATGCCGCGCCCCTCTTGCCCAAATTGCCGGAGCTGAGGGAGCGGGGCTACCGCTTTTACTTCCAATTTACGGTGAACGGGTATCCCCGTTTCCTGGAACCGGGTGTCCGTCCGCTCCGCGAGATACTCGACACCTTTGCCCGCCTGGCCGACCTGATCCGGCCTGCACCCGTGATCTGGCGGTATGACCCCATCGTCCTCAGCGACGCCACCGGGCCGGACTACCACCGTCGCCAATTCGAGAGGATTGCCGCTCGCCTGGCGGGCTTCACCCGGAGGGTAGTGGTCAGCGTGTTCGACGACTACCGCCGCGCCGGTGCCCATCTGCGCCGGGCGGCGAAACGGGCCTCCGTGGGCCTCGTTCTTTCTGGGCCGGGCACCCCGGTCACGGATGCCCTGTTGCGAGACCTGGCCCAGATAGCGCGCGCAGCGGGACTGGATATCTTCAGTTGTGCAGAAGCCCGCGACCTGACTCCACTGGGCGTCCCTCCGGGTAAATGCATCGACGACCGCTTGATAAGGGAAACCTTCGGCATCCGGGCGAGCGGCAGGAAGGACCCCGGACAGCGCCCGGCCTGCCGGTGTGTCGAGAGCCGGGATATAGGTATCTACGGGACCTGCCACCACGGGTGCGCCTACTGTTACGCGCGCGGTTTCGCCGCACCACACCGTCCGCAGGGGACGGCGGCAGGGGCGCATGGGGTGGCCCAGTAGGGGTTCGGGAGGGACCGGGTGTGTATGACCTGATCATCGTGGGGGCCCTCGTCATCGACGGCACGGGTGGTCCCGCCTACTTCGCCGACGTTGCCGTGGCCGGCGGCAGAATAGTCAGGATCTCCAGGCGTCCGGCACCGCCCCGGGTTCAGGCCGGGGCAGGGCTGCAATATCCTTCCCGTGAGGACGCCGGTCCCGGAGCAGGACAGCCCTGGCCGGGCGCATGGTGCATCACCCAAGAAGGGCAGTCCTGGCCCGGCGCACGGAATGTGTTCGACGCGCGGGGATTGTGCCTGGCACCGGGGTTCATCGATATCCACAACCACTCCGATCTTACGATTCTTGCGGATCCGCGGGCGGAAAGCATGGTGAGCCAGGGAGTCACCACCGTGGTGGTGGGCAATTGTGGCTTCTCCCCGGCACCGTGGCCGGGACCGGAAGGGGGCGAGAATGCCGTCCTGATGCAGGAGGATGCTGCGTTCCTGGCGTGCGGGTTCGACGTGCCGTGGAGGTGGCGTTCTTTCGGTGACTACTTGCGCGCCGTGCAGGCCAGCCGGCCGGCGG
Coding sequences within:
- a CDS encoding biotin transporter BioY; the protein is MRARVLALPALFAAVISVLAQVSIPIPISPVPITGQMLGVFLAGAILGSRLGVLSILTYILLGAAGLPVFAQGRSGPAVILGPSGGYLTGFVLGTYLLGKVVERRSQPAYGRTAAGMALCLLATYAVGCTQLALVLHLSPSKALWAGVIPYLPLDLFKLALATAVAVPARRSLEAAGLLTQLRST
- a CDS encoding HD domain-containing phosphohydrolase, with product VDVVVESALASVRDVLGAEWCVLRLLDEETGELVLKASVGMGAELQARAGRVRPEGSLLGKVLETGEPVVVEDLAAGGLDMHLPYYSAEMRAVAVVPVRGVGKILGTLKVYSPVPRRWTEEEVGYLGTIASQTGLALENARIYSVLREYYLNAVRALAAALEAKDVYTRGHSQRVARWARACARVLGLGAEEQEQVYLAGLLHDLGKIGVREGILLKPGRLDEEEMKEMQGHPVVGAKILEPARFPAAVIAAVRHHHEDYGGGGYPAGLVGEEIPLLARIIRVADAYDAMTSARPYRQAFSAQQAREELRRGAGRQFDPRVVDAFLQIPEEEIIADRGVA
- a CDS encoding DUF1848 domain-containing protein — encoded protein: MIISASRRTDIPRFYSEWFMEQIRAGYCSYPNPFNPARQVLVSLRPEDVDVIVFWTKDAAPLLPKLPELRERGYRFYFQFTVNGYPRFLEPGVRPLREILDTFARLADLIRPAPVIWRYDPIVLSDATGPDYHRRQFERIAARLAGFTRRVVVSVFDDYRRAGAHLRRAAKRASVGLVLSGPGTPVTDALLRDLAQIARAAGLDIFSCAEARDLTPLGVPPGKCIDDRLIRETFGIRASGRKDPGQRPACRCVESRDIGIYGTCHHGCAYCYARGFAAPHRPQGTAAGAHGVAQ